From the Argentina anserina chromosome 3, drPotAnse1.1, whole genome shotgun sequence genome, the window aataaacaagagtttggatgcacgcgtacatactagtttgtacgcaagttttttccaTACCATATTtactaaaataatatttttagcGAAGAAATAATTTAGTAAAGAGAGGAGCCTCATATATATCAAGTTTGGGTGCTCTAGCTTAGTTAGGCTTTCTCAAACCTAAGGGAGCCTCAATCGTCTTCAATTAAATTGTGCTACAATGTAgtcatttaatatatttttaatatgttttgtactttttaatttctgtataatcatttaattttaattttagtttaataaattataaatttaataaatgtaTTATGAAAATTTAAAACTTGAATATTGAACGGCtagttttatattttctataaTTCTATAACCAACAGACTATAAAaactaaattaattaaaattaaaattattttataatgaaCGATTACTTTTTAGcttatttcataaaaattaaaagtaaaattacataacaacttaactaatttaaatttcataaattatatttaatagttaaaaaatattattactcaTGATTATAGTGTATCAATCGATATATCAGACTAATAGACATTTGTATGTATTTTTAATTATACTTATTTCCGGAAGCAAAGTTGGAAATTATTTAttctattttaaatgattattatttatcatttttatttgtaatttagtTATTAGTTTTAATAAGTGATTTTTGTTAGTTcattaaaaattattagtttTATATCGATAATGTTGTATATTTAAGGAGTTATTACACTGAAAAAATACAAGTTTAATTCAAATTTAGTATTGTAGTATATTatttcaacaaagaaaaataaagttttttttttcaaataatgaaatatatatttactaaacaatgttgatatgtatttatgaaattattaactaaaataacaataaaaataatttttaaggcGGAATCCATATGTGCTAGTGTGTTAAAAGTAGctcgaaatgactatttttagcCCGAAAGAGCTACTTCTACTACAATTTTGTGGCATACTATCCCGTAAATTTGAGATCGAGTGTGTCATCATGTGAGAATTGTGGACACATGGATTGGAGAATGCCTTACCTACAAGATTGGGTGGGTCGTCTGTATTATTCTCAGCCCAAAAGCAGAGTGCATTGTATTTCTTCAGCCCAACCTATcgatcaaaactcaaaacgCTTTGAGCTTTCCGAGTTCAGCTCCCAAACCATGGCGACCCCCAAGAAAGCCGTACTCCCaaagaaaaccaaagaagCCAAGAAGCCGACCTCCAAGATCACCAAACCCAGCAGCGCCAACAAGAAAGAcgacaacaaaatcaaaaagaaaaccaGCAATGGCACCGTTGCGGCTGTGAAAGCACCCAATAGCTCCAAGTCCCAGAAGAACAGAGAGCAGAATGGGGCCAAAAGTACGAAAACACTCTCCCCAAAATCCAAGCAGAACGGAAAGCGAGTCAAGGAGGAAGAGGTGGAGGAGAAAGAAGATGCGACGTCTTATACTTTTCCGATGGAAAGGGTCAAGAGGATTATTAAGGCTGAAGATTCCGACTTGCGCATTAACTACGACGCCATTTTTCTCATCAACAAAGCCGCCGTGTGTTCCGCCTCTTTGTTTAAGGTTTTGGGTTCTGATTGtttgtcttgttttttttcttaatgttgtctgtttttgttttggtgttgCAGGAGTTGTTCCTGGAGAAGTTTTCAGGAGAtgcacataaatgttgtgtTAAGGATCGCAAGAAAGCTCTTGCTTACAAGCACATATGTAAGTTTGCCTTTGGATTTTACTTTTGTTATGTTCGGAAGTATGTACATTGTGTAGGGTGATTGCATTTTCATATGCGCTGAGGATTTGGAGCAAGTGGCATTCATTTTAGGTATATGGTCTGTAGTGGAGGGAGTTTGTTTTAGTATTGGTACTTTATGCTCCGATAATGCTTGGTTAAACATCATGGATTGCACGTCATTGTTAAGTTAAAGCATTCAAATGTTT encodes:
- the LOC126788154 gene encoding DNA polymerase II subunit B3-1, whose amino-acid sequence is MATPKKAVLPKKTKEAKKPTSKITKPSSANKKDDNKIKKKTSNGTVAAVKAPNSSKSQKNREQNGAKSTKTLSPKSKQNGKRVKEEEVEEKEDATSYTFPMERVKRIIKAEDSDLRINYDAIFLINKAAELFLEKFSGDAHKCCVKDRKKALAYKHISSVVCKQKRYEFLSDFVPEKIKAGEALAKRKQLQEGTS